Below is a genomic region from Pyxidicoccus trucidator.
TCTCGGCGTAGTCGCGCACCGCCAGCGCCAGGCCCTGCTTGCTGCCGTAGTGCCGGTACAGCGTGCCCACCGAGAAGCGCATGGCCCGCGCCAGCTCGCAGGCCTGCACGTTGTCGTAGCCCCGCCGTGCCAGCAGCGCCGCCGCCGCGTACATGGCCTCGGCATGCATCATCTCCAGAACCCACATCCCCTTGCCCCTCCCCGCCCCCGGGCGGCTGCTGCCCGGAATGAACATTCCTTCCGCCAGAACCTTTCTACC
It encodes:
- a CDS encoding helix-turn-helix domain-containing protein produces the protein MWVLEMMHAEAMYAAAALLARRGYDNVQACELARAMRFSVGTLYRHYGSKQGLALAVRDYAE